In one Diabrotica virgifera virgifera chromosome 5, PGI_DIABVI_V3a genomic region, the following are encoded:
- the LOC114326916 gene encoding NEDD8-activating enzyme E1 catalytic subunit: MSEALESNQKRWGNLRKVLERPGPFSHPEFEPSSEILDFIMTSCKILVIGAGGLGCELLKDLALMGFKNIHVIDMDIIDLSNLNRQFLFRHNDIGSSKAEVAAAFINRKVPGCQVTPHFCKIQDFDESFYRQFHIIVCGLDSIVARRWINGMLISLLNYEDDVLDQQSVIPIVDGGTEGFKGNARVILPGMSACVECTLDLYPPQINYPLCTIANTPRLPEHCIEYVKVILWPRENPFNVPLDGDDAQHITWIYEKALERAHQFNIPGITYRLVQGVVKHIIPAVASTNAVIAGVCATEVFKIATSCCVPLNNYMVFNDVDGIYTYTYEAERNPDCLVCSQTPQVMEIKDPNSMKLKQLVELLSESASYQMKSPGLTTFIDGKNKTLYISTIKSIEERTRDNLNKSLVELGLKDGQDILVADVTSPTTLIIKLKYLVDDVEMK, from the exons atgTCAGAAGCCCTAGAATCAAACCAGAAAAGATGGGGCAATCTTAGAAAAGTATTAGAACGACCAGGTCCTTTCAGTCATCCAGAATTTGAGCCATCTTCAGAAATATTAGATTTCATTATGACTTCTTGCAAAATTTTAGTTATAGGAGCTGGAGGTCTAGGCTGTGAACTGTTGAAAGATTTAGCTTTAATGGGCTTTAAGAATATTCATGTTATAGATATGGACATAATAGACTTGTCAAATTTAAATAGGCAATTTTTATTTAGACACAATGATATTGGCTCATCAAAAGCAGAG GTAGCAGCTGCATTCATAAATAGAAAAGTGCCTGGATGCCAAGTAACTCcacatttttgtaaaatacaaGACTTTGACGAAAGTTTTTATAGACAATTTCATATAATTGTGTGTGGTTTGGATTCGATAGTTGCTAGGAGGTGGATCAATGGAATGTTAATCTCATTACTAAATTACGAAGATGATGTTCTAGACCAACAGTCAGTTATACCCATAGTAGATGGTGGCACTGAAGGTTTCAAGGGCAACGCCCGTGTAATATTACCAGGAATGAGTGCCTGTGTAGAATGTACTTTAGATTTATATCCCCCTCAAATTAACTATCCCCTTTGCACTATAGCAAACACTCCTAGGTTACCAGAACACTGCATTGAATATGTTAAAGTTATTTTGTGGCCAAGGGAGAATCCTTTTAACGTACCTTTAGATGGAGACGATGCTCAGCATATTACTTGGATATATGAAAAGGCATTAGAGAGAGCACATCAGttcaacattccaggaataacgTATAGACTTGTGCAAGGTGTTGTCAAGCATATAATCCCTGCAGTTGCATCTACAAATGCTGTGATAGCTGGAGTTTGTGCCACTGag GTATTCAAAATTGCAACAAGCTGCTGTGTTCCGTTAAATAACTACATGGTTTTCAATGATGTCGATGGTATCTACACTTACACCTATGAAGCCGAACGAAATCCAGACTGCCTGGTGTGTTCGCAAACACCACAAGTCATGGAGATCAAGGACCCAAACTCGATGAAGTTAAAACAGTTAGTAGAATTATTGTCCGAAAGTGCCTCATACCAAATGAAAAGTCCTGGTTTGACCACTTTTATAGATGGGAAAAATAAGACCCTGTATATATCCACAATTAAAAGCATTGAAGAGAGGACCAGagacaatttaaataaaagtttagTGGAATTAGGATTGAAAGATGGTCAAGATATTTTAGTTGCTGATGTTACATCGCCCACAACTTTGATTATTAAGCTTAAATATTTGGTAGATGATGTAGAAATGAAATAa
- the LOC114326917 gene encoding U6 snRNA-associated Sm-like protein LSm1, with translation MNLNKPELEGTAHLLDELDKKLMVLLRDGRTLIGYLRSVDQFANLVLHQTIERIHVGSEYGDIPRGVFIVRGENVVLLGEIDADKEGELPLTEVSVDDILDAQRKEQELKQEKQKLLSKALKERGLRLMQELTHDDMF, from the exons ATGAATTTAAACAAACCGGAATTAGAAGGAACAGCACATTTATTGGATGAACTGGACA AAAAGCTGATGGTATTGCTTCGAGATGGAAGGACTTTGATAGGCTATTTAAGAAGTGTAGATCAGTTTGCTAATTTAGTTTTACATCAAACTATTGAACGAATACATGTAGGAAGTGAATATGGAGACATTCCAAGAGGAGTATTTATCGTCAGAGGAGAAAATGTTGTACTTCTTGGTGAGATA gatgcTGACAAAGAAGGTGAACTACCGTTGACTGAAGTGTCAGTGGATGATATTTTAGATGCTCAAAGAAAGGAACAAGAGTTGAAACAGGAAAAACAGAAGTTACTTTCTAAGGCCCTAAAAGAAAGAGGTCTAAGATTAATGCAAGAATTGACTCATGATGATATGTTTTAA